A DNA window from Methanococcus voltae PS contains the following coding sequences:
- a CDS encoding AEC family transporter: MDIMIIIVALILVGYLAKVGKILNEDHILALNNIVIYMGIPSTIFLNILENVRVDQLSEFLKLPILVFLMSAFCIITSYYVGKALKMDNKSLGAFILLCTLGNTSFMGYPVINGFYGAEGLTRAIFWDMGSVIVIMGLGTYIGLKMSGAKKNVALEIMKFPPIVAGVFSTLLVILGFNLSYMPPIVIETLTYLSQATIALIMISLGLSLSPSALKFGMFYGLVASVIRLLLAPGFTFGASEFVLDNTLDRNVAVLQSGTSSAMMSLVFAIQYKLDIKMIASGCFITTVISIGTLTLFYHLLNII; encoded by the coding sequence ATGGATATAATGATAATAATAGTGGCTTTAATTTTGGTAGGATATCTTGCAAAAGTAGGCAAGATATTAAACGAAGACCATATTTTAGCGCTTAATAACATAGTTATTTACATGGGTATACCCTCCACAATATTTTTAAATATTCTTGAAAATGTAAGAGTTGACCAACTTTCAGAATTTTTAAAATTACCGATTTTGGTATTTTTAATGTCTGCATTTTGTATAATAACGTCTTATTACGTTGGAAAAGCTTTAAAAATGGACAATAAATCACTTGGTGCATTTATATTATTATGTACCCTTGGAAATACTAGCTTTATGGGATACCCCGTTATAAATGGATTTTATGGTGCAGAAGGACTTACAAGAGCTATCTTTTGGGATATGGGTAGCGTAATAGTTATTATGGGACTTGGTACATATATCGGTCTTAAAATGTCAGGAGCTAAGAAAAACGTTGCTTTAGAGATTATGAAATTCCCGCCGATTGTAGCAGGGGTTTTCAGTACTTTGCTAGTTATATTAGGGTTTAATTTATCATATATGCCTCCAATCGTTATTGAAACACTTACGTATCTTTCACAGGCTACGATTGCTTTGATTATGATATCCCTGGGTTTATCCCTATCACCTTCAGCTCTTAAATTTGGTATGTTTTACGGCTTGGTTGCTTCGGTTATACGTTTATTACTTGCCCCTGGATTCACCTTTGGGGCTTCGGAATTTGTATTAGATAATACATTGGATAGAAATGTCGCAGTCTTACAGTCTGGGACTTCTTCAGCTATGATGAGCTTAGTATTTGCGATACAATATAAATTAGACATTAAAATGATAGCTTCAGGTTGTTTTATAACCACTGTGATATCTATAGGTACACTTACGCTATTCTATCATCTATTAAATATTATTTAA